A single genomic interval of Rosistilla ulvae harbors:
- a CDS encoding class I SAM-dependent methyltransferase: MIESSLAIDSADVAEHYDDLDGYYRQFWGEHLHHGFWETGSESPQQAIESLIQRVARPLGLAAGASVCDVGCGYGGTSRYLASRQSYRMTGLTISQQQYDFAVSKLGGADNPRFLLCNWETNSLPDGSFDGLLSIECIGHVMNKDRFFQEIYRVLKPGGRACITAWLSSEHAGRRARRWLLQPICREGRLPSMGTASEYTLLAESSQLRQLCCEDLTGAVQKTWAICLWRVFVFLFFSRAGWRFLFSSKSRHAVFVFSIARIWIAYRVGAMEYGVFEFEKPLT, encoded by the coding sequence ATGATTGAATCGAGTCTTGCGATCGATTCGGCCGATGTCGCCGAACATTATGATGATCTGGATGGGTATTACCGTCAGTTTTGGGGGGAGCACCTGCATCATGGCTTCTGGGAAACCGGATCGGAGTCGCCGCAGCAGGCGATCGAGAGCCTGATCCAACGCGTCGCCAGGCCGCTCGGTTTGGCGGCGGGGGCTTCGGTTTGCGATGTGGGGTGTGGTTATGGCGGAACGTCTCGGTATCTCGCGTCGCGGCAAAGCTATCGGATGACCGGACTGACAATTTCTCAACAGCAGTACGACTTCGCGGTCTCGAAGCTTGGCGGAGCCGACAATCCACGATTCCTATTGTGCAATTGGGAGACCAATTCGTTGCCCGATGGATCGTTCGATGGCTTGCTGTCGATCGAATGCATCGGCCACGTGATGAACAAGGATCGGTTCTTTCAAGAGATCTATCGTGTGCTTAAACCGGGCGGTCGGGCTTGCATTACCGCTTGGTTGTCCAGCGAGCATGCCGGCCGAAGAGCTCGCCGTTGGTTGTTGCAGCCGATTTGTCGCGAGGGGCGTCTGCCAAGCATGGGAACCGCCAGCGAATACACGCTGCTGGCCGAATCGTCGCAGTTGCGGCAGCTTTGTTGCGAGGACCTGACGGGGGCGGTCCAGAAGACGTGGGCGATCTGTTTGTGGCGGGTCTTTGTGTTTCTATTCTTCTCCCGGGCGGGGTGGCGTTTTTTGTTTTCGTCGAAGAGCCGACATGCGGTCTTCGTTTTCAGCATCGCGCGGATTTGGATCGCTTATCGTGTTGGGGCGATGGAATATGGAGTCTTCGAGTTTGAAAAGCCGCTGACGTGA
- a CDS encoding bifunctional 4-hydroxy-2-oxoglutarate aldolase/2-dehydro-3-deoxy-phosphogluconate aldolase gives MMKSQFPDAMLQRIQSCGVVAVIVIDKPQDAVPLAQALLAGGIQAIELTLRTPAAIEAIRAIASQVPEVLVGAGTVLTPEQADEVVDAGAAFAVAPGLNRRVVERCQARGLPFAPGIVTPSDIELAVELGCRELKFFPAEPSGGMSYLKSMAAPYAHLGLQFIPLGGLDAGNMGSYLGSPLVPAIGGSWIAPRKLIQQQGWAEITQNATEASRIVAATQNKEIA, from the coding sequence ATGATGAAATCCCAATTCCCAGACGCGATGCTGCAGCGGATCCAATCCTGCGGCGTCGTCGCGGTGATCGTGATCGATAAGCCACAAGACGCCGTTCCTCTGGCCCAGGCTCTCCTGGCTGGAGGCATCCAAGCGATCGAACTGACTCTCCGCACCCCCGCCGCGATCGAGGCGATCCGAGCGATCGCCAGCCAGGTCCCCGAGGTTCTGGTCGGCGCCGGAACCGTCCTGACTCCCGAGCAAGCCGACGAAGTGGTCGATGCTGGAGCCGCCTTTGCCGTTGCTCCTGGTCTGAACCGGCGAGTAGTCGAGCGCTGCCAAGCCCGCGGCCTCCCCTTCGCGCCAGGAATTGTCACTCCCTCGGATATCGAACTAGCGGTCGAACTTGGGTGTCGCGAGCTGAAATTCTTCCCCGCCGAACCGAGCGGTGGGATGAGCTATCTGAAAAGCATGGCCGCCCCCTATGCCCACCTGGGCCTTCAATTCATTCCACTGGGCGGACTGGATGCTGGCAACATGGGTTCATATTTAGGTAGCCCGTTGGTTCCGGCGATCGGCGGATCGTGGATCGCTCCGCGAAAATTGATTCAACAGCAGGGCTGGGCCGAGATCACCCAAAACGCAACCGAAGCGAGTCGCATCGTCGCCGCTACCCAAAACAAGGAAATCGCATGA
- a CDS encoding RNA polymerase sigma factor gives MNEASEASDDALITRALAGESTAYDSLVRRHAGRLLTMIRAQVGNRDDAEDLMQETLAQAYFKLNTFAGKSSFFTWMYRIAFNLTITKRRKRRLESTHTRTNIETAPPPEDPALAADQRLANAEQIARLRSAIERLETGRRTVLVLRDIDGLDYGEIAEILAIPKGTVRSRLHRARLDLRDLLSRDQPIDED, from the coding sequence TTGAATGAAGCATCGGAAGCTTCCGACGACGCCCTGATAACCAGGGCCTTGGCGGGAGAGTCGACTGCGTATGATTCACTGGTCCGGCGACACGCTGGTCGGCTGCTGACGATGATCCGCGCCCAGGTAGGAAACCGCGACGATGCCGAGGATCTAATGCAGGAAACTCTGGCCCAGGCCTACTTTAAACTGAACACATTTGCCGGCAAAAGCAGCTTTTTCACCTGGATGTACCGGATCGCCTTCAATTTAACGATCACCAAGCGGCGGAAACGTAGGCTGGAAAGCACCCACACCCGAACGAACATCGAAACAGCCCCCCCGCCGGAAGACCCCGCGCTAGCAGCCGATCAGCGACTGGCCAACGCCGAACAAATCGCTCGACTGCGATCCGCGATCGAGCGGCTGGAAACCGGTCGCCGAACGGTCCTGGTGTTGCGAGACATCGACGGCCTCGATTATGGCGAAATCGCGGAAATACTAGCGATCCCCAAAGGGACAGTCCGCAGCCGACTGCACCGGGCGCGACTCGACCTGCGGGATTTGCTATCGCGCGACCAACCGATCGACGAAGATTGA
- a CDS encoding sensor histidine kinase produces MFGVSTSNCSDVCESSSLKTNKNFIVSIYYTGTVFGEYVIAMDEETAARVIGLDGPIIEQTQPEIREMICDAISETLNTIVGEAIVQLQGSYAKLTVTSPRVYFGEVRYPQFRTRSATLNTDVGEIECHFCLDLMRLDLATSYDEAMASLVEINGKLKAANRHLAEQQAQLVHSEKMASIGMLASGVAHEINNPLFFVDTNLNALCDYVHVIESTISDYEQLCATLLDSDAPVIGSDGNMLNGADVAPDTRNQQRDIKYVLNDTKLLVRESRDGVIRIKDIVKGLKDFSNLDRSGIVDADLNAIVVNAVNMIQSTLDDTSKIELKLGEMVALACNAGEIAQVCSIVILNAVQATPQDGRIRVTTSASDSESWLVVDDNGSGIPAEELDQIFDPFFTTKPEGEGTGLGLSIAYGIVRTHGGTITVESELGVGTKVIVRLPNESVQEELDEAECDAFI; encoded by the coding sequence ATGTTCGGGGTTTCCACATCGAATTGCTCCGATGTTTGTGAATCCAGTTCGCTCAAGACGAACAAAAATTTCATCGTATCGATCTATTATACGGGGACTGTGTTTGGTGAGTATGTGATCGCGATGGATGAAGAGACTGCGGCGCGGGTGATTGGGCTGGATGGACCGATTATTGAACAGACGCAGCCTGAAATTCGCGAGATGATTTGCGACGCGATTTCCGAAACGTTGAACACGATCGTTGGTGAAGCAATCGTTCAATTGCAGGGTTCCTACGCGAAGCTGACTGTGACTTCACCACGTGTCTATTTTGGTGAGGTCCGTTATCCACAGTTCCGCACCCGCAGCGCGACGTTGAATACCGATGTCGGCGAGATCGAATGCCATTTCTGTTTGGACCTGATGCGGCTAGACCTCGCGACCTCCTACGACGAAGCGATGGCTAGTTTGGTGGAGATCAACGGGAAACTGAAAGCGGCGAATCGGCATCTGGCGGAACAGCAGGCGCAGTTGGTGCATTCGGAGAAGATGGCGTCGATCGGTATGTTGGCGTCGGGCGTTGCGCATGAAATCAACAATCCTCTGTTTTTCGTCGATACGAATTTGAACGCCCTGTGCGACTATGTCCACGTGATTGAATCGACGATCTCGGACTATGAACAGTTGTGCGCGACGTTGTTGGACAGCGATGCCCCAGTGATCGGATCCGACGGCAATATGCTCAACGGAGCCGACGTGGCGCCCGATACACGCAACCAACAACGGGATATTAAATATGTGCTGAATGACACCAAGTTGTTGGTCCGCGAATCGCGGGACGGTGTGATTCGCATTAAGGATATCGTCAAGGGCCTTAAAGACTTTTCAAACCTCGACCGCAGTGGAATTGTCGATGCCGATCTGAACGCGATCGTCGTCAACGCCGTCAATATGATTCAGTCGACGCTCGATGATACGAGCAAGATCGAATTGAAGCTGGGGGAGATGGTTGCGCTGGCTTGCAACGCGGGTGAGATCGCTCAAGTCTGTTCGATCGTGATTCTGAACGCCGTTCAAGCGACGCCGCAGGACGGGCGTATTCGTGTCACCACGTCGGCTAGTGATTCCGAGTCGTGGTTGGTCGTCGATGATAACGGTTCGGGGATTCCAGCCGAAGAACTCGATCAAATCTTCGACCCATTCTTCACCACCAAACCCGAAGGGGAAGGGACGGGATTGGGACTGTCGATCGCCTACGGAATCGTCCGCACCCATGGCGGCACGATCACGGTGGAAAGCGAATTGGGCGTCGGAACCAAGGTGATCGTTCGCTTACCCAACGAAAGCGTTCAGGAAGAACTGGACGAAGCGGAATGCGATGCCTTCATTTGA
- a CDS encoding efflux RND transporter permease subunit produces MSESLPGVESEFTGSEAQQLRLRRLAWLVVAMLVALSPVLVYALLQLHSNTADMHQWLPEGRPEVQRYQEFIQRFGGDEIVVVSWPGCTLTDPRLPQLADALREAVANDPQPIWHSVITGADAMRELIQGPAKLRPGQAAGRIDRLLLGPDRKTTAVLIALTPAGGEQPHRVIDSITRIAKRACDLSRDQLRLAGGVYKASVIDHATDRSIQRCILPSALLTLIVVSLLLRSLRLTLVVLVAAVFCATIGIAMIHFTSDGINAILVAVPTLLYVLTVSGAVHLANYYRDGLREVGADQAGFRAVQVGWKPCALASLSTAIGMASLIVSDLSPIRNFGIYSALGVAIGFFVLMAVFAAVLTLSPCVRSLQSTAVAVEVNPWLDLVIGKVLKHHNVLLSLGLIGLALAGWGLSRTTTTVDLLKCFRPQSELVRNYRWINEHLGPQGSLEIVLYYDRQSALRPIDRLRQILAVEREAQQVDGVAATISALTFAPTIPRPVGFRGIAAQVAYEAKFDAARPEIIAQGWLAESDSGEAWRIHAQVAEIDGRPYTQLIAELRRRLEPLLKSPADGVRLEFTGGSPLIDEAQGELLGDLTNSFLLAFAILAPVMMLMLRSFWAGLLAMLPNVAPVVTVFGLLGWLQVPIGLGTMLTASVALGIAVDDTLHFLTWYGRAIDLGRSRCDAIRIAFHRCAIAMIQTTLICCVGMLVLVPAEFIPTSMFAVMMIVLLPTALVGDLVLLPALLASPIGKAFHRIPAENRSANN; encoded by the coding sequence GTGAGCGAATCGCTGCCGGGCGTGGAATCGGAATTTACGGGATCGGAAGCGCAGCAGTTGCGTCTCCGCAGGCTGGCCTGGTTGGTCGTTGCCATGTTGGTCGCGCTCTCGCCGGTGCTTGTCTACGCATTGTTGCAACTGCACAGCAACACCGCGGACATGCATCAATGGTTGCCCGAAGGCCGCCCCGAGGTGCAGCGCTATCAGGAATTTATTCAAAGGTTCGGCGGGGACGAGATCGTCGTTGTCAGTTGGCCCGGCTGCACTTTGACCGATCCCCGGCTGCCTCAACTGGCCGATGCCTTGCGTGAAGCGGTGGCCAACGATCCCCAGCCGATATGGCACAGTGTGATCACTGGGGCCGACGCAATGCGGGAATTGATCCAAGGGCCCGCCAAACTGCGACCCGGCCAGGCGGCCGGGCGAATCGATCGGTTGTTGTTGGGACCCGATCGAAAAACGACGGCGGTGTTGATTGCGTTGACGCCCGCCGGGGGAGAGCAGCCGCATCGGGTGATCGATTCGATCACTCGGATCGCCAAACGAGCCTGCGATCTGTCGCGCGATCAATTGCGATTGGCCGGTGGCGTTTACAAGGCATCGGTGATCGATCACGCGACCGATCGATCGATCCAACGCTGTATCCTGCCATCGGCATTGCTGACGTTGATCGTCGTTTCACTCCTGTTGCGAAGTCTGCGGCTGACGTTAGTGGTGCTCGTCGCGGCGGTCTTTTGTGCGACGATTGGAATTGCGATGATCCATTTCACCAGCGATGGAATCAATGCGATTTTGGTCGCCGTCCCGACGCTTTTATATGTGTTGACGGTCTCCGGCGCGGTCCATCTGGCGAACTACTACCGCGACGGGCTCCGCGAAGTCGGGGCCGATCAAGCCGGCTTTCGAGCCGTGCAGGTCGGTTGGAAGCCGTGCGCGTTGGCGTCGCTTTCCACGGCGATCGGGATGGCCAGTTTGATCGTTTCCGATTTGTCGCCGATCCGAAACTTTGGCATCTATTCGGCGCTTGGCGTCGCGATCGGCTTTTTCGTTTTGATGGCTGTCTTTGCCGCGGTGCTGACGCTGAGTCCATGCGTTCGATCGCTACAGTCGACCGCCGTCGCGGTTGAGGTCAATCCATGGCTGGACTTGGTGATCGGCAAGGTGCTGAAGCATCACAATGTGCTGTTGAGCTTGGGCTTGATCGGGCTGGCGCTTGCCGGTTGGGGATTGAGTCGAACGACGACAACGGTCGATCTCTTAAAATGTTTCCGTCCGCAAAGCGAATTGGTTCGCAATTATCGTTGGATCAATGAACATCTGGGGCCCCAGGGCTCGTTGGAGATCGTTCTTTATTATGATCGACAGTCCGCCCTGCGTCCGATCGATCGGTTGCGGCAGATTCTCGCTGTCGAGCGCGAGGCGCAGCAGGTCGATGGCGTCGCGGCGACGATCTCGGCGCTCACCTTCGCGCCAACGATTCCTCGCCCGGTAGGGTTTCGGGGGATTGCGGCGCAGGTGGCGTATGAGGCGAAGTTTGACGCGGCGCGTCCGGAAATCATCGCTCAGGGTTGGTTGGCTGAATCGGACAGCGGCGAAGCCTGGCGAATCCATGCCCAAGTTGCGGAGATCGACGGCCGCCCCTACACACAATTGATCGCCGAACTGCGGCGGCGACTCGAGCCGTTGTTGAAATCGCCAGCCGATGGTGTGCGATTGGAATTTACAGGCGGATCACCGCTGATCGACGAAGCGCAGGGCGAATTGTTGGGCGATTTGACCAACAGTTTTCTGCTGGCATTCGCCATCTTGGCCCCCGTGATGATGCTGATGCTACGCAGTTTCTGGGCTGGGCTGTTGGCGATGCTTCCCAATGTGGCGCCGGTTGTGACGGTGTTTGGTCTGTTGGGATGGTTGCAGGTACCGATCGGGCTGGGGACGATGCTGACTGCAAGCGTTGCTCTGGGGATCGCTGTCGACGATACGCTGCACTTTCTCACTTGGTACGGCCGAGCGATCGACTTGGGCAGATCGCGTTGCGATGCGATTCGGATCGCTTTTCATCGTTGTGCGATCGCGATGATTCAAACCACGCTGATCTGTTGCGTGGGGATGTTGGTGTTGGTCCCCGCCGAATTTATTCCGACCAGCATGTTTGCGGTGATGATGATCGTTCTGCTGCCCACCGCGCTGGTGGGCGATCTGGTCCTGTTGCCCGCGCTGTTGGCGAGCCCGATCGGAAAAGCGTTCCACCGCATCCCCGCGGAAAACCGTTCGGCGAACAACTGA
- a CDS encoding sugar kinase, giving the protein MSKVVTFGEIMGRLAPPGFLRLPQAMPGSLDVTFAGAEANVAASLSILGLDAHFVTALPNNPIADACVNSLRSIGIDTSSILRSDIGRLGLYFLETGANQRPSRVIYDRDGSTIGQTPADAYDWDKIFADAGWFHVTGITPAVSQVAAEATLHAAEAAKQRGLTVSCDLNFRGKLWRWDSSASPHELAGRTMRQLLPLVDVLIANEEDCGDVLQIRAAETDVASGKLSAERYPEVARRVVQEFPNLRYVATTLRESISASHNNWGAMLYDAAAESASFAPQSGGEYEPYSIRNIVDRVGGGDSFAAGLIFGLLNDDYPTPEAALQFAVAASCLAHSIIGDLNFSSREEIDALAKGSASGRVVR; this is encoded by the coding sequence ATGAGCAAGGTCGTAACATTTGGTGAAATCATGGGTCGGCTGGCCCCTCCGGGATTTCTGCGTCTGCCGCAAGCGATGCCGGGATCTCTGGATGTCACCTTTGCTGGCGCCGAAGCGAACGTTGCTGCGTCGCTGTCGATCCTGGGGCTCGATGCCCACTTTGTCACCGCGCTGCCGAACAATCCGATCGCCGACGCCTGCGTCAATTCGCTGCGATCGATCGGAATCGACACGTCGTCGATTCTCCGCAGCGACATCGGGCGGCTGGGGCTCTACTTTCTGGAAACCGGCGCCAACCAACGTCCCAGCCGCGTGATCTACGATCGCGACGGATCGACGATCGGGCAAACGCCCGCCGATGCGTACGACTGGGACAAAATTTTCGCCGATGCTGGCTGGTTCCATGTCACCGGGATCACTCCTGCGGTTTCGCAAGTCGCCGCCGAAGCGACTCTGCATGCGGCCGAGGCTGCCAAGCAGAGAGGGCTGACCGTCTCGTGCGACCTGAATTTCCGTGGCAAGCTGTGGCGATGGGATTCGTCCGCTTCCCCGCACGAACTGGCTGGCCGCACGATGCGGCAACTGCTGCCGTTGGTCGACGTTTTGATCGCAAACGAGGAGGACTGTGGCGATGTGCTTCAAATTCGCGCCGCCGAGACCGATGTCGCCTCGGGGAAATTGAGCGCCGAGCGTTATCCCGAAGTCGCCCGCCGCGTGGTCCAGGAATTCCCGAACCTTCGCTATGTAGCAACGACCTTGCGCGAGAGCATCTCGGCGTCGCATAACAACTGGGGCGCGATGCTGTACGATGCCGCTGCTGAATCGGCCAGCTTTGCGCCGCAGTCCGGCGGAGAATACGAACCCTATTCGATTCGCAATATCGTCGATCGCGTGGGTGGGGGCGATTCGTTTGCGGCCGGACTGATCTTCGGTCTGCTGAACGACGATTACCCAACTCCCGAAGCGGCGTTACAATTTGCAGTGGCCGCTTCCTGCTTGGCGCATTCGATCATCGGCGATTTGAACTTTTCCAGCCGCGAGGAAATCGACGCGTTGGCCAAGGGAAGCGCCAGCGGCCGCGTCGTCCGATAG
- a CDS encoding lactate/malate dehydrogenase family protein produces the protein MKVSIIGGGGLVGSCAGYALQCGGIVREIALLDVNAELAVGQALDMAHGAPSVADQVIVGGGYEHIPSSDVICITAGLRRKPDESRLDLINRNTDLFVSILDQIKAAGLKDGAIVVVVSNPVDILTYVAAHRLGLPKQKVIGLGTQLDTIRFCSLISAELKAPPTQTKALILGEHGDSMVPIWSSATIAGLPLDKYPGWNPNLANQLFTRTKGSGAEVIKRKGGAGFAVGIAIRDVIESIALNSQKVLPVSSIQEGCYGIRDVALSVPTVVGRCGVVDRHEIDLWPKEVQGLRASGAALRKTLEVVLNRVG, from the coding sequence ATGAAAGTATCGATTATTGGCGGCGGCGGTTTGGTTGGATCCTGTGCGGGCTACGCGCTGCAGTGCGGCGGCATCGTCCGCGAGATCGCCTTGCTGGATGTCAACGCCGAACTGGCCGTTGGCCAAGCGCTCGACATGGCTCACGGTGCTCCTAGCGTCGCCGATCAAGTGATCGTTGGCGGCGGCTACGAACACATTCCATCGAGTGATGTGATCTGCATCACCGCTGGGCTGCGTCGCAAGCCAGACGAATCGCGGTTGGATCTGATCAACCGCAACACCGACCTGTTTGTTTCGATTCTCGACCAGATCAAAGCGGCTGGCCTGAAGGACGGCGCGATCGTTGTCGTTGTCTCGAACCCCGTCGACATCCTGACCTACGTCGCCGCCCATCGCTTGGGCTTGCCGAAGCAAAAGGTGATCGGTCTGGGAACTCAGTTGGACACGATCCGTTTCTGCAGCCTGATCTCGGCTGAACTGAAAGCACCGCCGACGCAGACTAAGGCGTTGATTTTGGGAGAGCACGGCGACAGCATGGTGCCGATCTGGTCGAGTGCTACGATCGCTGGTCTGCCATTAGACAAATACCCAGGTTGGAATCCGAACCTGGCGAACCAGTTGTTCACGCGCACCAAGGGAAGCGGCGCCGAAGTGATCAAGCGCAAGGGCGGAGCTGGCTTTGCCGTCGGCATCGCGATCCGCGACGTGATCGAATCGATCGCTTTGAATTCGCAAAAGGTTCTGCCGGTCAGTAGCATCCAAGAGGGATGTTACGGAATCCGCGACGTCGCGTTGAGCGTCCCGACAGTTGTCGGCCGTTGCGGCGTGGTCGATCGCCACGAGATCGATCTGTGGCCAAAGGAAGTTCAAGGCCTGCGAGCCAGCGGTGCAGCACTTCGCAAAACCTTGGAAGTTGTCCTGAACCGCGTGGGTTAG
- a CDS encoding IlvD/Edd family dehydratase: MDDKKRLRSEDWFNNLSDPKITALYLERYLNYGLTRDELQSGRPLIGIAQTGSDISPCNRIHLQTAERARDGIRDAGGIPFVFPMHPIQESCRRPTSGLDRNLAYLGLVEIMRGYPFDGIVLTTGCDKTTPAALMAAATVNLPSIVLSGGPMVDSYLDGRLAGAGTVIWEARKRLAAGEIDYDGFMMMLESTTLSPGHCNTMGTALTMNCLAEALGMSLPGCAGIPAPFRQRGQMAYQTGRRIVEMVHEDLRPSEIMTREAFENVVVVNSAIGGSTNAPPHIQAIAKHMGVEMVVEDWQEIGYEIPLLVNCQPTGDFLGEGFHRAGAVPAVMLELLQAGRIHGGCKTVSGKSVADNIAGRESLDRQVIMPFDSPLMPQAGFMVLSGNLFDAALMKTSGISAKFRKRYLCEPGNENCFDARAIVFEGPEDYHDRINDAALMIDDSCILVIRGCGPIGYPGSAEVVNMQPPDEMIAAGISELPTMGDGRQSGTSSSPSILNASPESLAGGNLALLETGDMIRFDLNNSRVELLISEHELHARRDAYQPPELINGSPWEELSRTYTGQLSDGACLDFATAYRNLGDEPLRHSH; this comes from the coding sequence ATGGACGACAAGAAGCGATTGCGCAGCGAAGACTGGTTTAATAACCTCAGCGATCCCAAAATCACGGCGCTCTATCTGGAGCGTTATCTCAATTACGGGCTGACTCGCGACGAACTGCAATCCGGTCGTCCGTTGATCGGAATCGCTCAAACCGGCAGCGATATCTCTCCCTGCAATCGGATCCATCTGCAGACCGCCGAACGCGCTCGCGACGGAATCCGCGATGCCGGCGGGATCCCGTTTGTCTTTCCGATGCATCCGATTCAAGAGAGCTGCCGACGGCCGACATCGGGTCTCGATCGCAACCTCGCCTACCTCGGCTTGGTTGAAATCATGCGAGGCTATCCCTTCGACGGCATCGTTTTGACGACCGGTTGCGACAAGACGACTCCCGCCGCATTGATGGCCGCTGCGACCGTCAACCTTCCTTCGATCGTCCTCTCCGGCGGACCGATGGTCGACAGCTATCTGGACGGTCGACTGGCCGGCGCCGGTACGGTGATCTGGGAAGCGCGGAAGCGATTGGCCGCTGGCGAGATCGATTACGACGGCTTCATGATGATGCTCGAATCGACCACGCTCAGCCCGGGGCACTGCAACACGATGGGGACCGCGCTGACGATGAACTGTCTCGCCGAAGCCCTTGGCATGTCGTTGCCCGGATGCGCGGGAATCCCCGCTCCGTTTCGGCAGCGCGGCCAGATGGCGTATCAGACCGGCAGAAGAATCGTCGAAATGGTTCATGAAGATCTGCGGCCCAGCGAGATCATGACGCGCGAAGCGTTTGAGAACGTCGTCGTTGTCAATTCAGCGATCGGTGGTTCGACCAATGCGCCGCCGCACATCCAAGCGATCGCCAAACATATGGGCGTGGAGATGGTCGTCGAAGACTGGCAGGAGATCGGATACGAGATTCCGTTGCTGGTGAACTGCCAACCGACAGGCGACTTCTTGGGCGAAGGCTTTCATCGCGCCGGCGCGGTTCCGGCCGTGATGCTTGAACTGCTGCAAGCCGGCCGGATTCATGGCGGCTGCAAAACAGTCTCCGGAAAATCGGTCGCTGACAATATCGCCGGCCGCGAGTCGCTGGACCGCCAAGTGATCATGCCGTTTGACAGCCCGTTGATGCCTCAGGCCGGGTTCATGGTCTTGTCGGGAAATCTGTTCGACGCAGCGTTGATGAAGACCAGTGGGATCAGCGCCAAGTTCCGCAAGCGTTATCTGTGTGAGCCCGGCAACGAAAACTGCTTCGACGCGAGAGCGATCGTTTTCGAAGGGCCCGAGGATTATCACGACCGGATCAACGATGCTGCCTTGATGATCGACGACTCATGCATCCTGGTGATCCGCGGATGCGGACCGATCGGATATCCCGGATCGGCGGAAGTCGTCAACATGCAGCCGCCGGACGAGATGATCGCCGCGGGGATCTCCGAATTGCCGACGATGGGCGATGGCCGCCAGAGCGGAACTTCGTCGAGTCCATCGATCTTGAATGCTTCGCCGGAATCTTTGGCCGGTGGAAACCTAGCGTTATTGGAAACCGGCGACATGATCCGGTTCGATTTGAACAACAGCCGCGTCGAGCTATTGATCAGCGAACACGAACTGCATGCCCGCCGCGACGCTTACCAGCCGCCTGAATTGATCAATGGATCGCCGTGGGAAGAACTATCGCGAACCTACACCGGACAATTGTCCGACGGGGCGTGCCTCGATTTCGCAACCGCCTATCGCAACCTGGGCGACGAACCGCTGCGGCACAGCCACTAA
- a CDS encoding response regulator: MPVGVEKSRYQNDRLLRGIQNMISVLVVDDSKFMAKVLKTVLSDIGFDVVGLGGDGEEGVQLFKQLSPDITLLDVTMPNMDGLECLKEIRAHDPAANVVMLSALKDEEIVRKCLEAGAGAFLEKPIRRHCPEDEQRLVSAVEKLLGYAV, translated from the coding sequence ATGCCTGTTGGGGTTGAAAAGTCCCGCTATCAGAACGACAGACTCTTGCGAGGAATACAAAATATGATCTCTGTGTTAGTTGTCGATGACAGCAAGTTCATGGCCAAGGTTTTGAAGACGGTGCTTTCGGACATCGGCTTCGACGTCGTTGGGCTTGGTGGAGATGGGGAAGAAGGGGTTCAGTTGTTCAAGCAACTGTCTCCCGATATCACTTTGCTCGACGTGACGATGCCAAACATGGACGGTTTGGAGTGTCTGAAAGAAATACGGGCGCACGATCCCGCCGCTAATGTTGTCATGCTGTCGGCGCTCAAGGACGAAGAGATTGTTCGGAAATGTCTGGAAGCTGGAGCGGGTGCGTTCCTGGAAAAGCCTATTCGTCGGCATTGCCCCGAGGATGAGCAGCGTCTCGTTTCTGCAGTCGAAAAACTCTTGGGGTACGCGGTGTGA